Within the Mucilaginibacter sp. CSA2-8R genome, the region AAAGGCATATCATAAGTAGGACCAGTGATCGGGCCTTTACCATCAATGGGCTCACCCAAAGTATTAACCACACGACCTAACATACCTTCACCTGCTTTTAACGAAGCAATTTTGTTGGTACGTTTAATGGTATCACCTTCTTTTACCATGTCATACTGACCCAGTAACACGATACCAACGTTGTCTTCTTCAAGGTTAAGTACGATACCCTGTAAGCCGTTTTCAAATTCAACTAACTCACCGTATTGTACTTTTGTTAAGCCATAAACGCGGGCAATACCGTCACCTACCTGAAGCACGGTACCCACTTCTTCTAATTCAGATTCTGACTTAAAGCCCGACAACTGCTGACGCAGGATGGCCGATACTTCGTCTGGTCTAACCTCTACCATTTTAATTTTCTATTTTTAGTATAAGTGTCTATAAATTTTTAAACCACCTTTTGAGCAAATTCCTTTTTAAGTTTTTGCAAACTGGTGGATACTGATGTGTCTATCTGCCTGTCGCCTACGTTTAAAACAAAGCCTCCAATCAGCGATGCATCAACTTTAGTTTGCAATTGCACATCATTACCGCCCAAACGTTTAACCTCGTTAATAATCACCTGCTTGTTAGCTTCAGACAATGGTGCAGCCGAAATTACACTGGCTTTAACAATGCCTTTCTTAATATCGTACTGGTTCACAAATTCTTGTGCAGTGGGATATAATATGCCTGCACGGCTTTTATTTACCATGATTTTAAAAAAAGCTTCCGTGCTTGCACTCACTTTACCTCCAAAAATTGCCTGTAGTACCTTTACTTTCCTATCATGCGAAACAATAGGGTTTTTTAATACTGCCTGCAATTCGGTGCTGGATTTTAAAGTTTGCACAAAAAATGCCATATCCTCTTTAGTAGCCTCAAAGGTATTATTCTCCAAAGCTAAGTCAATCAGCGATTTGGCGTAACGGTATGCAACTGTTATTTCTGACATATGGTTTGATTGGTGATAGCTATAAAGCTAAGCACTAACTTTATTTTATCTTTACTTCTTTTAATAAATCGGCTACCAATTGGTCTTGTGCCTGTTGGTCGGCAAACTGCTTGCGTAAAATTTTCTCAGCAATCTCAACCGATAATGTAGCTACCTGATTTTTAACATCAGACATCGCTACTGCTTTTAAGCTGTTTATTTCTAAACGGGCATTTTCAATCATGCGTGCACCTTCAACGTTGGCGGCAGATTTAGCTTCGTTAATAATCTGATCTTTTAGCTGGCGGGCTTCGCGTAAAATCAAGTCACGCTCGGCACGGGCTTCTTTTAATAACTGCTCATTTTCGTTAGTTAAACGAGCCATTTCTTCTTTAGCAGCTTCGGCTTTTAACAAAGCATCCTCTATTGAACGTTCACGCTCGCTAATAGCGGTCATGATGGGCGTCCAGGCAAATTTTGCCAATAAGATTAACAGAATAATAAAAGCTACCGCAGCCCAAACTACAAAGCCTAAATGATCATTTAATAAACCTTCGAATAATTGTTCCATTTATATTTTAAATAGCTAAACTAACACTCTTTAACTTTTAGTAAGAACCTTGCCTGCAGCCAACCGCTGCAAGCAAGGTTACTTATCT harbors:
- the atpF gene encoding F0F1 ATP synthase subunit B — translated: MEQLFEGLLNDHLGFVVWAAVAFIILLILLAKFAWTPIMTAISERERSIEDALLKAEAAKEEMARLTNENEQLLKEARAERDLILREARQLKDQIINEAKSAANVEGARMIENARLEINSLKAVAMSDVKNQVATLSVEIAEKILRKQFADQQAQDQLVADLLKEVKIK
- the atpH gene encoding ATP synthase F1 subunit delta → MSEITVAYRYAKSLIDLALENNTFEATKEDMAFFVQTLKSSTELQAVLKNPIVSHDRKVKVLQAIFGGKVSASTEAFFKIMVNKSRAGILYPTAQEFVNQYDIKKGIVKASVISAAPLSEANKQVIINEVKRLGGNDVQLQTKVDASLIGGFVLNVGDRQIDTSVSTSLQKLKKEFAQKVV